One Bacillota bacterium DNA segment encodes these proteins:
- a CDS encoding transposase, protein MVYVDSREISQTCPRCGNASWYNRKTRDWFRCIRCDYRSDGDRAKYRR, encoded by the coding sequence GTGGTCTACGTCGACTCTAGGGAGATTTCCCAAACTTGCCCGCGGTGCGGGAACGCTTCCTGGTACAACCGTAAGACTCGGGATTGGTTCAGGTGCATCAGGTGCGACTACCGGTCCGACGGGGACAGAGCTAAATATCGCCGCTAG